The Cherax quadricarinatus isolate ZL_2023a chromosome 43, ASM3850222v1, whole genome shotgun sequence genome has a segment encoding these proteins:
- the JMJD4 gene encoding 2-oxoglutarate and iron-dependent oxygenase JMJD4 isoform X1: protein MIELSSCHEVHHHPQHQPISTFPRISSQITYEEFFREFLEKNRPCVFSSSFTQDWRARTDWVTPLLTPDVDFLQHNFGEAEVPVADCNQKHYDSQEKKTYKLKDYLDYWRGLRKTSSGSKQCLYLKDWHFVRAYPDYGAYTTLQYFASDWLNEFWEVREDIQDDYRFVYMGPKGSWTPFHADVFRSYSWSANVCGRKRWVFYPPGEDQYLRDPFGTPIYDVDSAELNDSSKYPKACSVVGRLEVIQEEGETIFVPSGWHHQVWNLEDTISINHNWLNGTNIHLAWDFLVESLNQVEYAIQDCNEMDDWVGQCQLLLRATHGMDYQEFYTFLRTVARRRISYLTGKGTLLSFGYWEIGKNHTIYDLNKIKWCLEKLLDDERLETIKSFIDMEDHPSQLLEDVVSTLS, encoded by the exons ATGATTGAGCTCAGTAGCTGCCATGaagtccaccaccacccacaacaccagccTATTTCTACCTTTCCCCGCATCTCTAGTCAGATAACCTACGAGGAGTTCTTCAGGGAGTTCTTGGAGAAGAACAGACCGTGTGTGTTCTCCAGCAGCTTCACCCAGGACTGGCGAGCCAGGACTGACTGGGTCACGCCGCTCTTAACTCCAGATGTGGATTTCCTCCAACACAATTTTG GTGAAGCAGAAGTGCCAGTGGCAGACTGCAACCAAAAGCATTATGACTCGCAGGAGAAGAAGACGTATAAGTTGAAAGACTACTTGGACTATTGGAGAGGCCTCAGGAAAACATCTTCAGGATCTAAACAGTGTCTTTACTTGAAG GACTGGCATTTTGTGAGAGCATATCCTGATTATGGTGCTTATACAACTCTCCAGTATTTTGCATCTGATTGGCTCAATGAATTTTGGGAAGTCAGGGAGGATATTCAGGATGATTATCGATTTGTGTACATGGGACCAAAAGGAAGTTG GACTCCATTTCATGCAGATGTTTTCCGATCATATAGCTGGTCAGCTAATGTTTGTGGACGCAAAAGATGGGTGTTTTACCCACCAGGGGAAGACCAGTACTTGAGAGACCCCTTTGGCACACCCATATATGATGTAGACTCTGCAGAACTAAA TGACTCCTCAAAATACCCAAAAGCTTGTTCAGTAGTAGGCCGTCTGGAGGTGATCCAGGAGGAAGGGGAAACTATATTTGTTCCTTCAGGATGGCACCATCAAGTCTGGAATCTT gaagacaccatctctataAACCACAACTGGCTGAATGGTACTAACATCCATTTAGCCTGGGACTTTTTGGTGGAGTCCCTGAACCAG GTTGAATACGCTATCCAGGATTGTAATGAAATGGATGATTGGGTTGGACAGTGTCAGCTGTTATTGCGTGCCACACATGGAATGGACTACCAAGAATTCTACACCTTCCTTCGCACTGTTGCACGGCGAAGGATCAGCTACCTGACAG GAAAAGGAACCCTACTCAGTTTCGGATACTGGGAAATTGGAAAAAATCATACAATATAtgatttaaataaaataaaatggtgcTTAGAGAAGCTGTTGGACGATGAACGCTTGGAAACCATCAAGAGTTTCATCGACATGGAAGATCACCCATCTCAGCTACTTGAAGATGTTGTTTCCACTTTGTCGTGA
- the JMJD4 gene encoding 2-oxoglutarate and iron-dependent oxygenase JMJD4 isoform X2 — protein MIELSSCHEVHHHPQHQPISTFPRISSQITYEEFFREFLEKNRPCVFSSSFTQDWRARTDWVTPLLTPDVDFLQHNFGEAEVPVADCNQKHYDSQEKKTYKLKDYLDYWRGLRKTSSGSKQCLYLKDWHFVRAYPDYGAYTTLQYFASDWLNEFWEVREDIQDDYRFVYMGPKGSWTPFHADVFRSYSWSANVCGRKRWVFYPPGEDQYLRDPFGTPIYDVDSAELNDSSKYPKACSVVGRLEVIQEEGETIFVPSGWHHQVWNLEDTISINHNWLNGTNIHLAWDFLVESLNQIGMLYPGKVGVQVLSVQSSGARNNGKEKVHDLLSWVKKNYIIVYL, from the exons ATGATTGAGCTCAGTAGCTGCCATGaagtccaccaccacccacaacaccagccTATTTCTACCTTTCCCCGCATCTCTAGTCAGATAACCTACGAGGAGTTCTTCAGGGAGTTCTTGGAGAAGAACAGACCGTGTGTGTTCTCCAGCAGCTTCACCCAGGACTGGCGAGCCAGGACTGACTGGGTCACGCCGCTCTTAACTCCAGATGTGGATTTCCTCCAACACAATTTTG GTGAAGCAGAAGTGCCAGTGGCAGACTGCAACCAAAAGCATTATGACTCGCAGGAGAAGAAGACGTATAAGTTGAAAGACTACTTGGACTATTGGAGAGGCCTCAGGAAAACATCTTCAGGATCTAAACAGTGTCTTTACTTGAAG GACTGGCATTTTGTGAGAGCATATCCTGATTATGGTGCTTATACAACTCTCCAGTATTTTGCATCTGATTGGCTCAATGAATTTTGGGAAGTCAGGGAGGATATTCAGGATGATTATCGATTTGTGTACATGGGACCAAAAGGAAGTTG GACTCCATTTCATGCAGATGTTTTCCGATCATATAGCTGGTCAGCTAATGTTTGTGGACGCAAAAGATGGGTGTTTTACCCACCAGGGGAAGACCAGTACTTGAGAGACCCCTTTGGCACACCCATATATGATGTAGACTCTGCAGAACTAAA TGACTCCTCAAAATACCCAAAAGCTTGTTCAGTAGTAGGCCGTCTGGAGGTGATCCAGGAGGAAGGGGAAACTATATTTGTTCCTTCAGGATGGCACCATCAAGTCTGGAATCTT gaagacaccatctctataAACCACAACTGGCTGAATGGTACTAACATCCATTTAGCCTGGGACTTTTTGGTGGAGTCCCTGAACCAG ATAGGAATGCTGTACCCAGGCAAGGTTGGAGTTCAAGTACTCTCTGTGCAATCTTCAGGTGCAAGAAACAATGGCAAGGAGAAGGTGCATGATCTACTTAGCTGGGTAAAGAAAAATTACATTATTGTATATTTGTAG